The genomic stretch CACTCAGCCGCATAAACATTGTAAAATATTTAACAACTCAACCACGTTGCTGATCACAAGTAGATTGGATAACAAGACGATAAACTATATCTGTACTATAAATCGCTATACCTAATTGAGATGCACCAACTGCTAGATTAGTTGAGCCCAACCAAGAAACTTCAAAATCTTCCGAAGACTCATTGGCGTCAACTTCAATATTTGACACATCAGATGCCAGTGACGGTTCTTCATGTGAAATTGATTTAACTCTAATCTGAGGAGCATTCTCTCCTCTATAAGCGCGACGCACCCTACTCTTTTCAACTATATCAGCAACCTTCTGGTTACACATTTCCGGACCTGAATTTATAAGATCATAAACATGATTCCAAAAGAGAGGCGGAGTTAAACCCCTAGACCAACTTTCTTCGTCGTCTCCGGCACCAGGTATATAATTCCAGCTAAACTCGGAAGTAGTCCTATTGTGTTGGCTTACTCCGTTCGACGAAGAAGAAGCGGAAACAAGTATAATGGGAGTGAAATCCCAAGAATCATGATGAGGAACTTCGTTTAACCAGATCACAGTTCTCTGAGAAATCCAAAGCGGACGTAACGGTTTCTTCAACGAAACAGCAAGAGAAGCAATATCAGCTCCACTTGCTTTCAATTGTTCCGTCCATTCCTCTAAGTGCTCTTCAATGGAAGCCTTTTCGGTTTGTGGAACCCAAAGAGGAAGGTGCAAAGAGCAATCCCAATCTCTTGCAATCTCATCACATCCATTACAATCCTCCTGTTTCATGAAAATCGAATGCAAAACACAATTACAAAGAGATAACAATGTACAAAACCAAGGTTTTAAAAAAACCGCCTGTAACCGCAAAAACGGCCGCGACAAAACGTTATCAGAAGCCGATACCGTCGTTCATCGTTTTCATGATAAAGAAGAAATTGTGGTTAATTCACACTGCAACGACAGCAATCAGTATCGCAACACTTTTCTCGACCAGAATCATGAAAGCTAACCGTTATTCAAAACCTTGTACACAACCATTCAAACCAGAATATTGAAATAAGCATCATTATCAAACTCACTTGTGGCAATGCAGCATCATTCTCATGAATATTAGAATCTGTTCTAAATTGAGAAATTGCGCGATTAAGAACACAAGTCCAAATAGGTATAGTTTTTGACATGCTATCAGGGAAACGTTTTCCTCTTCTAGTAGAATCAACAACCATGCAACCACCTTTCTGCGCTACCCAATTGaacaaaacaataaaaaaaacCGATCTTTGAACCGTAAACAAAAGAATATCAAAAGAAAACAAGATTGTTGTTAAATAGTACCGGCAAGATGAGCGACATGGAGATTGAGACGAGAAGTTGAGAAAGAACAGTTGTTGGTGTGACCATCGGTGGATTTGAAGTAACACGTTGAATGGAAACTGGAAGAGTACCATAAACCACAACGGAGATTTGCGAGAAGAGGAAGTTGAGGCCATAATTGAGAGATTTCAGAGACGAAAACTGAGTCTTGATAGATAGATCTGAGTGCGTTGTATAAACTGTTGTCTCTTTTCTTAATGGTTCTTGCTGCTTTGTATATGCTTAGTTTCGACCATGCTTCATCTTCTACCTCCATTGATATCTCTCTAGAAAGGTTGGTTTGGTATTGATACGAATCATGCGCCGTCAGAATGGTTCACATGAGGAGAACAGAACATAACCTAGGAGAAATATGTGGCCATGTCATCATGTTTTTGAAAGTACAATGTTGTTCAGTTAAAAAAACATATCCAATAGAAACATAGATCTTCCgcaattaaaaaaaaaaagttCAAGAGAAGAGATAGGAATACTCCGTCCGTCCTCGGTTATTTTTTAAGTgtcctttttttatttttttttaggCATATCAAAATATCTAATAATTGTTGTTACTTTTTAAATAATGATTATGTTTTTTTTATAATATCCTTAactttttaataatttatttaatttttttctctATATAATAAATGATTAAGGATAATTTCGACAATACTACAATTAACTCTACATTGAATTTTAAAATGACAACAATTTTTTTTCTAAAAGGTGATATTTATAAAAGAATCGAGGGAGTAGTACTAGAAACAAAGATTCTCCATTAAAAAATATGTAGTAAATAGTAAATATAACTTTTCTTTTAAAAAACATTTgtaactttttatttatttaaaaaaattaattatatatatatatatatatatatatatatatatatatatatatatatatatatatatatatatatatatatatatatatatatatatatatatatatatatatatattaaatttgATCCATATGATTTataaaatatttgattttttttaatatttgtgataaaaaaactaaaataagataTTTTATATATGACAGGCTAATTCTAATATATTAAAATGATAAAGGCACGCCAGTAAATGTTCAATATAGTGATGTCTATATTGTTTATTATGATAATTTCATAAACCTTGTAATGTCAAGATTAAATTTGGATTATTGATTCAGTTGCTTCGTATCATGTTACTCCTAAACGTGGCTTTTTCTCATCTTATATTTTTGGTGATTTTGGAACGGTAAAATGGGAAATGATGGAGTTTATGAAATTGTTGGTATGGGAAATATTTAGGTTGAAACTGATGTTGGATGCAAGTTTAAATTGAAGAATGTGAGGCAAATTTATGATATTTGTCTCAACTTGATTTCGGTCATTGTTTTGAATATTGAAGGTTATCACAGTTACTTTGGTAGTGGTGGCATATGTAAGATCACCAAAGGATCACTAATAGTAGCAAATGAGCAAAGTCCCACAACTATTTATAGGGTGTCTGTAAAGCTATGCAAGGAGGAAATGAATGTAGTTAAAGACTCATATAATGATTTTGAGCATACGTGCCTTAGTCACTTGAGTGAAAAAGACTCAACATTCTTGCAAAGAAAAATTTTCTTCAGGTGAAAGGTAATCCTCTAAAAACATGCATTCATTATTTTTCTGGTAAGCAACATAGAGTTTCCTTTATTAGTAATTGTCCTCATAGGAGGCCAAACATTATAGATTTAGTTCACACTGATGTTTGCATGATGGATGGTAAATCTTTAGGTGATGCATCATATTTTATTACTTTTATGGACGACATCTTTAGAAAAGTGTGTGCTTTTGTTTTGAAATCTAAAGACCATGTACTCGGTGTTTTCAAGCACTCTCTTGCAAGtgttgaaaaagaaaaagaaacgAAGCTGAAATGTGTTAGAGTTAATAATTGCAACAACCCAATTAATGTGTGTCTAGAATCACATAATTAAGTTGTTAAAATTAATACTTAAACAAAAAATTCTAAATGACATCCACAATTGTATTACTTCAAGGTACATAATACATAAGATATCCTAAATAGACTAAATAGAAAGACACAGTAGAACATACCCATCAGACATCCAATTCTTCATCCTTCAGGTCTTCTCGCCAAAACGCCAGCTCCTGCAGCTAACTTGAAAACAAAAACATGATCAGGATGAGATTACTATCAGTGGAGTCCCCCTGTCTTAAGGGTCCACTCGGTTCTATAGGGTATACTAGTCTTATACAGATTATGTACTACACACTCGTACTCTGATAAGAAAATAGTAACAAAACTCTTACCGCTCTATAACACACGTGAAGACACGATATATTATCCTCTACGCCTAGTAGACGATGGAAACTAAGGGTAGTACCATTGTACCGTATCATAATTGACACCTCAGACCCGTTGCCCAATAAAGGATAATTGAGGTATACCACTATGGTGATTCCATATCCTGTCGGAGAGAAAGACTAAGGAATCCAAATACGGGGATTCCATATCCTACAGGGGAACTGAGGAAAATCTCTCGACATGGACTTTCATATCTCTATCGCGTCTTACTTTAAAACACAACTGAGAAAATGAAGTTGTGGTCATTCCCTAATCCACAAGAGGGGAACACGGTGGAATTACACTAAGGCAATTACATATCATGTTTTGTGCTACCTTTCTCGGCGAGAGTGGTATCCCTACCACTTCACAAGTTTCTTACACCAAAGGGACATCTCATCATGGGCAAATATGCAAATACCCAGACTACGGATTATCCTAACAAGTTCTGCAAGTTATACTTGTTAACTAATGATTAGGTTAAGCTTTCTCATAAAACGCTTCAACCCAACTAATTAACCTACTCCCCTCAAGGTTAGGTCTTTCGGGTTTACTTGCCGGCTTACTGTTGGGAATCACGTCCCTCAAGGATTGGTCTTACAAATTTACATGCCTTCTTGATTTTGGGGAGGATATGTCTCTCAAGGATTGGTCTTACGGATTGCACGTCGCCCTACTGTTGAGAACTCATGTCTCCCCAGGATTGGTCTTATGGATTACATGCCTTCATACTTTTAAGACATAACTCACTTAGTCAAATTTATTATGACACTGCCCTCAAGGATTGGTCTTACAGGTTACCTGTCGGCCTACTTTTGGGGCTTACAATGTAATTCTCATCGGGATTAGTATTACTCGTAATTCGTCTGAACACACGTCCAGCTACAAAGTACTAATCATGGAAACAAAGCATTCTTTATTACTAATATTAAACATGAGCATTATATTATTCCAATATAGAACATCTCTTTGAATTAGTTTTTTGACGCGTTCGACCGCGTCTCAATCAGAGTTATAGAACTCAAGTTATGATAAAAATAATGTTTTGAACACATTCTGCCTTTCTGATTCGAATCAAGTGTAAATTGTGATTCACATCAATTCAGGTAGTATCTATCCAGAAGGGTATGATTCGAATCAGGTATAAACTGTGATTCGAATTACAAGGCTATCTAATTCAAATCAAGTGTAAACTATAATTTAAATAATTTGTGCAGATTTTAgattttcacttgttcttcatgACTTTCTCAGCCCAATTCCAAGGGGAACACATACAATCAAACTCTAATAATGCTAACATGTTAGAACGATTCATGAACCAAACACGCATCAGTATAATCATGTCATTTATTATCATCAAAATACAATTTTGAGTATCATATTTCAACAACAATCATCCATCAGTTAAGATCAATAACATCAAGGAAATTCCAAATATGCTCACATACTCATAGCATACCAAGGGGGTTCATGAATATAAACCATTCATGGTGATCACAATTTCATGAAATTCACACAACAACACATATATTCAAGAACAAGATCCTAAACCCATCATGAAATCCCTATGAATCTAAACCTACAAAGGCTAAAACTAACTATTAATCCCCACCTTATAAAGATGAACCTGAAactgaagaagaagatgaatgttGAACTGGATGATAGTGAAAGCTTCCTTCTCCCTTCCTAGCCACGTTCAACTCCACCTTCCACCTCATTAACTTCCATCAATATAAGAGGCCAAAAGCTTAACTTCTCTTTGATGATTTGCTCATGAATTTGAACAAGAGATTTGGGTTAGAAGGTGTGGCATAAAGATACACATGATGGTGAAGAAGTTTAGAATGCTTACCAAACTCTATGTTAAAGAAAGGAATGTATGAAACTCACATGCATTTCTTCACTACTCACACCATCTCCCACATGCATCAATGAAGATTCTTGGAAAACCTTTccttcctcctcctcctcctctctctctctctctctctatatatatatatatatatatatatatatatatatatatatgacatGCGCACACATACACACAAATCCTCTCAATTTATTATTTCTTCTTTTATAGTTAAGGCGTAATGGATTACAAATGGATTCAATCGCCCTTCTAGCTTGAAGCTTAATTACAACCATGCCACCCATTATTAGAATTATATGATTAATGACTTAATCTCATTAATTAATCCATAATCAATATGTCACCTTTAAATCATAGATTAAAAGAGAAATAAGTAAGTTTAAGCAAAAAAATTAGGGTATTACAATAATGGTGGTGAATATAGAGGTCCGTTTGAAGAGTATTATAAAGAGCATGTAATCGAGCTTGAGAGGCATGTTCAAAACACGCATCAACATAATGGAACTGCAAAGAGAATGAATCGTACGATTAATGACAAAATTAAGTGTATGCTCTCTCATACAAAGTAATCAAAAGTCTTTTATGGTGAAGCATCGACAATTGCAATGGATTTGATCAATCTTTCTCTCTCAGTTCCACTTGATAATGATGTTCCAAATAGATTATGGACATATAAAGATTCTCTTATGGTTACTTGAGAATGTTTGGCTGCAGGACTTTTGTTCACATTCCAAAAGACGAGAGATCCAATATTGATAAAAGATCTAAATAATGTGTGTTTGTAGGTTATGGTCATGAAGAGTTTGGTTATAGATTATGGAATCCAGACAAGACAATTATCAGAAGTCGTGATGTGATATTTCTTGAAGAATAAACTATTGAAGATTTTGATAAAATAGAGAAGTCAAACTCTGATGGTGGAAGTTACACTGATGATGTGCATAAACTTCCTAGTGAAAATTTTGGTGATAAAGGGGATATATAGGTAGATGATGAGAATATACAAAAATGACCAAGAACCTTACCATGATGAAAAAGTTGAAGAGACTTCACTTGATCCACCAGTTGAACCTGAGTTGAGAAGATCTATTAGAGAGTGTCAAGTTTCTCAAAGATATCTTACACGTGAGTATGTGATGATCACTGATAATGGAGAGTCAGAATATTATCAAGGGGTCATTTCAAATGCCGATAAAAAATGGTTGAAGGTCATGCAAAAAGATATGAATTCCTTGTATGAGAATCATACTTTTGAATGAATTTACCTAAGGATAGAAGAACACTCAAGAATAAATAGATATACAAGATAAAGTTTGAAGATAATAAATCATTCATCTCTCTCTAAACACACAAAAAGAACATGACCTAGGAGAAATATGTATGGCCATGTCATCATGGTTTTCGAAAGTATAATGTTGTTCACTTAAAAACAACATATCCAATAGTAGAAACATAGATCTTCCACAGTTAAAAAAGTCAGAGATAGTAATACTACTAGAAACAATGATCCTCTATGTAAAAAAAATGTAACTTTTAAAAATTCCTTGAAATTgtttcatttaaaaaaaaaactaattttaatttAGTTTTATTATTTTGCTTCAATGTATGtaaattttatttatattaaaattGATCTATGTAATTTATAAAATATttgattttaatatttttaatatttatgAATAAAATCAAATATTTTACATATTGAATAGCTAATTCTAACATACTAAATTAATTTTGCAGagactaaaataaaaaatattttcaaaattaaaatcaataaaaaaaatatacTGTAGGAactaaaacaaacaaaaaaacaTGTTTATAAAAACTAATTACATATTTAAAGTTTTTTACTGAAAAAATGTGATTATCTATagattttaatttctatttttattttttagatATAAAAAACTTAATCATGATCTAAGCATGTTAATTCTTTGGGTGTGCTAGAAAACCATTTGCACATGACCTCAAATATTTAGAGACCCTTAAGTGGTTGTTccatttaaaattaaaatataagATTAGTTAAATATAAAACATTGCCATTACAACTTATGCATTTTTAACAATTACgctaaaatttcaaaaataacTTTGTCCATAAGTTATCTGTTAAGTGCAGTTTGTTTTGTGTCAGTCAAAGTTTTAAGGATCCACTGTTTCGTGTCGGTCAAAGATTCAATAAAGTGAAACTCAAAGGCCCGACAAAATATTTACAAGAgtgaataaaaataaaaagaaagggGAATAAAGAATCTGCAAACATCAACGTCTGACTCCGAAGTGCCCGAACCGCCTATAACGTCAAAGGTTATGTTAGTTGCGGAATACTCTTTCCTGCAGCGGATACGAGCATAAAATGCAATTTGTTCGACTTTATCAACTCTAACTGATGCAAAGATAAGGATAATCGAAAGTCTACAGTTTGACACATCTTTATGTTCGGTGTGACACCAACCTCTTGGTGTTCGAAGAAGGAACCAATAGTTACACTCTCATTTTGTGAGGCCGAATATATTGTCGCTTCGTTATACGTGTGTTAAGTCGTATGACTTATGAATATATTGGAGGAGCTAGGCAATAGTAATGGTGAGGCTATCACACTCTTAATTGACAACGTTTCCACGATTAATCTTGTTAAGAACCCAATCCCACATGAGAGGAGTAACTACATTAAGATGAGGTTTCATTATTTAAGGGAACTTGTTAGTGATAGAAGGTTATGATTGGGATACTGCAGAAGTGatgaccaaattgttgacttaTTGACAAAAGGGGTCACAAATGATGTAATAAAGATGTTGAAGAAGGGCATGGGCATGGTGGACTTGCAGCACATGAATTAAGGTGGTGTGTTAAAGTTGTTTGAAGTATTTCATGTGCGGTAACCGGTTACCACGGGTGTGTAACCTGTTACAGCCGGAGCTAACAAGCATTCTAGTAACAGTAAAGTGAGATTTTCGTAGGGGTAACCGTTTATCAGAAgtggtgtaaccggttaccactgaaTCTGAATTATTTGATCAAATTTTAGTGTCATGTGTAATTGGTTACTTGTTTTGGCGTAATCGGTTACAATCTCGAGTTTTTGTGTTTTTTGTTATTGAGTTTGGTCATTTTACATTCCAATCATTATGTAACTTGTATATAAGTGTGTATGGTACACTTTCACCCTATTTAATGAAATATCTCATTCTCACCCTCAATTATCTCATTTTCACCCTCAATtatctctctctctatatatatatattcttctCTTTCACTCTCCACACACCAAATTTATTCATTCCAAATTTCACTAAATTTGTGGTTGCTTGTTCCAACAGGTGTGAGAGGGGTGTTAACTATTACGAGTCTCACATCGAATAATATATGActtgaacatgtgtttataagtggaAGAATTTTTACTCTATAAGTTGATTTTATAAGGATGAGATAGATTTAACCATATTTGGTTTTTTTAAAAAGCAAAAGATTATTTTTATATTAGAGATGACAACCCAAGGCATGAGACATGCCAAGGCAATAGAAAAGAAACTCTCATCCAAAAACACACAATGACATTCCAGAATCTGAACCAATACCTCAGGAACAACTAACACCATCAAATTACAAGCACCAAACCATCAAAACAGAAACAGAGATAACAAGATAAACTAGGACACAATCCTTCATCAAGGCCGATGCAAAATTGATGGTTTCACACAGTTGTCGGATAAGCGAGACAGAGATTAGGGCATTGGAAATATCAAACACTGACTGATGAGAGAATTCCCGCAACTAGACCACCGCTGACTAAGCTAACTCTGCAAAAATCTTCTGATACAACCCCCTGGTTTCAAAACGCTAACTGTCATGCCATCCACCACCTTCACACTTACTATACTTAGATTGCTGGAAAATGCGAGAGAGGATCTTCCACTCAGCCAAAATACAATCGATATGACACAAACTCCAGCCATAAAAACTGATAAGACAGAACATCATACTTGAATAACCCTTGGAATACAATCAAGCACATCCAGTCACAATGCACCTTCACAAAAACTTTACATGCTCAGTGCTCAAAATATTTAGTCTGACTGCATATTTATCCTTGATATTGAATTGCAGTTTCCACCGCAGCAAGCAACAAATTGTGAGAATTAACGCCAAACGCACCAGACCATGGGCGCCCGGTAGCTAGAGGTACCAACTGCAGGTCTTTATTAGCAACAAAAAAAACTGCATCAGAAGAAACTAGATAAACACCTCCTTACTTCCGCAGTCCCTAGCACAAAGGAAATTCCTCTGCTCGGTGGCTCCTCTTATCACTAAGTTACCTTCAGTTGGAATTCCATTATGAAACATTTTCTACACTAAACATGAGACTTTACAAAGAATTGCCTTATTTCATGCCTTAGACCATTCAAGATTAGAATTGCTTGAGATATTTGAGATTAATTCTTTATATGCCTTCTTTACACATTGCAGAATCTTAGATTCATCCACACTTTTTCATATACCAAAAAACCATAAGATTTTATTCATAGCATATTGTTAGAAATTCCTTCATACACTTAGTGAGAACAACATTCACTTGTTTCCTATCATCATCATGCCTTTAATCAAAAGAAGGTTCCACCAAATAAAATGCATGCAAGTTTGATAACGGAGATGTGCCTAATCAAGATAAAAATCCTTTGAATGCAAGCCACGCAAGCAGCTGTCGTCATTTTGCGAAAGTAGTGCAAGTCAATCAGTTGTCTGTATCGAGATGAACTTTATAGAGCTGTTTTGCTTTGAAAAAGTTGTACTTCGTAACACAAACTTATATAACTTCAGATGCACACACACTTAGAAAGAAAAAAACATAAACTTATACAAAAGTTCTCTTTGTAGAGGCTTGTTAGGAACATGCACCGTTACATACTTCTACTGATGAAATGTCTACACTAGCAATTAATCAGACATGTACAATCATATCAATTTCCTCTTACAAATAACCGTTGCCTTAAAAAAACTGTGAACAAATAGTTTTACTATAAAAGGTCTTTTAAAACTATATAAGAAAGGCTACACAAAAGTCACAGCCCCATCATAAAATTTAATGATTATTTTATTTGAAAACAAGAGAAACTTTCATTAAATCTCCGCATGTATACCCGGCTAAATAGAACAATAAAAAGTTTGATATTTCATCCACAAATTCGAATAATCTTAATTCATCCATGTCTACAATACAAAAATTGTTCAATAGTAAAGCACAAGAAGCCAACTAATTCATTAAATCATAGTCATCCAACTTGTCATTGTACTGAAGCACCTTTCTCTTTATCTTAGACGAATCCACCCATGTAATGAAGTCTTCCTGGTTTCTAGTTACAAGGAAAGCTGGGTCTGTAATTGTATCTGGACCAACCCGAACATGCCCCTGCTCAATATACGTTACAGCTTCTTTCAAATGCTCCGCAAATTTCAGTCTCACTAAAACAGTTGAGAGCCTCCGTCTGCACGATAGTTAGCATAATTTGGAGCAACTCAGAACAATGTAAAATCgtacaaacaaatcaaataaTTTTTGTTACTTATTGCATAAGACTGGCATTACTAGGCGACAGGTCAGAATCAATAACCAGTTGACAGTCACATTTTTCGCCCGAAAATATTTGACAGGTGCCATTGGAAGAAAATTTGTACTTAATTATGCAAAATGTTCATGCTACCTCAACTTTATTACAACTTAAAACATATGAAGTAAACATCCAAAATTAGCATGAACAAGAGGGAACAATAAATTTCCCCAAATTCCTCATTTGATACTTCATCCAAGTCCATAACCATAGATGCTTTCCGAATTTCTAGATTTTGTTTATTACCTGTCCTATTGAACTAATCTGACTTCACTTGTTTGACCATAACAAAATTTAGAATGATAGGTCTACTAAAGAATAATTCAATCAGCTAAGTATTATTCCAAACCCAATTAAAACTCCATGACCATTTGCTTAAGGTGTGTTTAAGTTCCTTACCACTCGGAAACAACCACATATTGGCAAAATCCGGAGCCTTTTGTTGCTTTTCATATGATAATACACTCTAATGAACTAACGAGTAAAGTCCATAACTAAATTTTCATTTAAATCATTAAAAGCAGTAATGTGCTCTTTTTACCTGCAGAAGGATGACACAGTTAAGCGTTCACATAATGTGATGCTTTGCCTGGTTGGAATCACGCCCATGTTGTAACTGTCATAGAATTAAAAGAGTGAGTTAATGGAATCACAATTCACAAATGACGGGGTAGGTGTCCGACACCGAGACGGACACACATTTTTTCAGAGGTGTCGGTCCTACAAAGCCAAAGGGCCATTGCAATCAGGCcacttatttttattatattttatcTAATTACCCGTAGTTGCTGCTTATACTTACATAAAACCACCCCAGAATTTTTATACATTACTTGCAACTAAATTTGTAATTGAATTTTTAAGAAAATCCAAAATTCACAGTCTTTGCACCAATCCAATCCAGTTCAAACAATAGAAATCATATATTTAAACATGTAACTTCAAAAAGTAAACTTACAGTTTTTCCAAAAGGTTATCCGTCATCTTAACTCGATCCGAATCCTTGGCGTCCATCTGTTTCACTATGTTTACCAACTTCTGAACCATCCTTGTTAAACTTGCATACCTGTTCATATTTCCAAATCCCAGTGACACAGAGAAAATGAATCAGCTAAAAACCAAatcaaaacaaagaaaattacCGAATGCCAGAACAAAAAAAAACAATGTGAATTATGATAGAATAATAATACTTTTTATAATCATCCCGTTGAGTA from Lathyrus oleraceus cultivar Zhongwan6 chromosome 7, CAAS_Psat_ZW6_1.0, whole genome shotgun sequence encodes the following:
- the LOC127102169 gene encoding uncharacterized protein LOC127102169, with the protein product MRKLKFHEKKLLKKVNFLEWKREGGHRENMVMQRYHITQRDDYKKYASLTRMVQKLVNIVKQMDAKDSDRVKMTDNLLEKLYNMGVIPTRQSITLCERLTVSSFCRRRLSTVLVRLKFAEHLKEAVTYIEQGHVRVGPDTITDPAFLVTRNQEDFITWVDSSKIKRKVLQYNDKLDDYDLMN
- the LOC127102166 gene encoding uncharacterized protein C3F10.06c isoform X2, coding for MEVEDEAWSKLSIYKAARTIKKRDNSLYNALRSIYQDSVFVSEISQLWPQLPLLANLRCGLWYSSSFHSTCYFKSTDGHTNNCSFSTSRLNLHVAHLAAQKGGCMVVDSTRRGKRFPDSMSKTIPIWTCVLNRAISQFRTDSNIHENDAALPQEDCNGCDEIARDWDCSLHLPLWVPQTEKASIEEHLEEWTEQLKASGADIASLAVSLKKPLRPLWISQRTVIWLNEVPHHDSWDFTPIILVSASSSSNGVSQHNRTTSEFSWNYIPGAGDDEESWSRGLTPPLFWNHVYDLINSGPEMCNQKVADIVEKSRVRRAYRGENAPQIRVKSISHEEPSLASDVSNIEVDANESSEDFEVSWLGSTNLAVGASQLDVADVDCILNCDSESISVSLPSEEAYLHLPMVSSKFDRFSLFNNLSKAVSFAKFNLSQGKRLLILCNNGEDISVCVCLAILMSLFDEKGTFDDGESFNTAHITKWDMRRRLVFVCKFATNARPSRGNLRQVFNFLIGGKCILQPQEGDRSDE
- the LOC127102166 gene encoding uncharacterized protein C3F10.06c isoform X1 encodes the protein MEVEDEAWSKLSIYKAARTIKKRDNSLYNALRSIYQDSVFVSEISQLWPQLPLLANLRCGLWYSSSFHSTCYFKSTDGHTNNCSFSTSRLNLHVAHLAAQKGGCMVVDSTRRGKRFPDSMSKTIPIWTCVLNRAISQFRTDSNIHENDAALPQEDCNGCDEIARDWDCSLHLPLWVPQTEKASIEEHLEEWTEQLKASGADIASLAVSLKKPLRPLWISQRTVIWLNEVPHHDSWDFTPIILVSASSSSNGVSQHNRTTSEFSWNYIPGAGDDEESWSRGLTPPLFWNHVYDLINSGPEMCNQKVADIVEKSRVRRAYRGENAPQIRVKSISHEEPSLASDVSNIEVDANESSEDFEVSWLGSTNLAVGASQLATDVADVDCILNCDSESISVSLPSEEAYLHLPMVSSKFDRFSLFNNLSKAVSFAKFNLSQGKRLLILCNNGEDISVCVCLAILMSLFDEKGTFDDGESFNTAHITKWDMRRRLVFVCKFATNARPSRGNLRQVFNFLIGGKCILQPQEGDRSDE